Proteins encoded within one genomic window of Acinetobacter sp. YWS30-1:
- a CDS encoding fumarylacetoacetate hydrolase family protein yields the protein MSTRPSKIVCVGRSYADHAKELGNAVPDRPVLFIKPPSALTSLDAGIEWNPDWGNCHYECELSLRIDRTLSKENDPAKVLQAIGAVTLGLDLTLRDLQDDLKKKGQPWERAKAFDGSCILADWVPVGDVIADWKDVHYTLEINDELRQKGDTALLIFDIATLLADISQVFTLEEGDVVMTGTPAGVAALQSGDQLKMTLKGQNQDYVWTTFVK from the coding sequence ATGAGTACACGCCCATCAAAAATTGTTTGTGTCGGTCGCAGTTATGCTGACCATGCCAAAGAGCTTGGAAATGCGGTACCTGATCGTCCTGTGTTGTTTATCAAGCCACCGAGTGCTTTGACATCACTGGATGCTGGTATTGAATGGAATCCGGACTGGGGCAACTGTCATTATGAGTGTGAACTAAGTTTGCGTATTGACCGTACCTTAAGCAAGGAAAATGATCCTGCCAAAGTTTTGCAGGCAATTGGTGCTGTGACTTTAGGTCTGGATCTGACCTTACGTGATCTGCAGGATGATCTGAAAAAAAAAGGTCAACCTTGGGAACGGGCCAAAGCTTTTGATGGTTCTTGTATACTCGCAGACTGGGTGCCAGTAGGTGATGTGATTGCTGACTGGAAAGATGTGCACTATACGCTGGAGATCAATGATGAGCTGCGTCAAAAAGGCGATACAGCTTTATTGATTTTTGATATTGCAACTTTATTGGCAGACATTAGTCAAGTATTTACACTGGAAGAAGGTGATGTAGTGATGACCGGTACACCAGCAGGAGTGGCAGCCTTACAATCGGGTGATCAATTGAAAATGACCCTAAAAGGCCAAAATCAGGATTATGTCTGGACGACATTTGTAAAGTAA
- a CDS encoding YcxB family protein, whose translation MTESAPTLSTRYYLTLEESQDGFALATFGKKQISRFLTPLVSIGIIIWGFSMGLNGVGRYYVALGAFFLILQGIMRYWFLPMMFKRQFVKYQFGKSEQGIDLFQDYAEIYNNGRSKVVHYNEVQSFAIGKLTYMLELKNRTVVIVPKRAFKDGTEQSIFENTFKK comes from the coding sequence ATGACTGAGTCAGCACCGACTTTATCCACCCGTTATTATCTCACTCTAGAAGAATCTCAGGATGGATTTGCCCTGGCCACTTTTGGCAAAAAACAGATTTCACGCTTTCTGACGCCTTTGGTTAGCATCGGAATTATTATCTGGGGCTTTTCGATGGGCCTGAATGGGGTTGGTCGTTATTATGTGGCTTTGGGTGCCTTCTTTCTGATTCTACAGGGCATCATGCGTTACTGGTTCCTGCCGATGATGTTTAAGCGCCAGTTTGTAAAATACCAGTTTGGGAAAAGTGAACAGGGCATTGACCTGTTTCAGGACTATGCAGAAATTTACAATAACGGGCGTAGCAAGGTCGTGCATTATAATGAAGTACAGAGTTTTGCCATCGGCAAACTGACCTATATGCTGGAACTGAAAAACCGTACTGTAGTAATTGTGCCAAAACGTGCTTTTAAAGATGGTACTGAGCAAAGCATTTTCGAAAATACTTTCAAAAAATAA
- a CDS encoding SRPBCC family protein, producing the protein MKGLIPYLLMSSTLCAISPAFAKITPWTPNLPSSLDVFQGNSQQLAELTGERILIYAHPAGKTHLPTFKTASSSKSQFYSAAVVLPASEAQVEKLLQHYPNYVGLFPTLKSAKVIEQQGSIQQVKYQVHIPTPIPVLNFKETVVMQHHLENNSISTLILDAPIPYGAGKLEWFALSPNKTLVTVTQWGDLNQPQGFLFSKILNALPEAKLGIPAGTNAFLLEALQQRFKYPAATILNTAIPQVQLSNQQTQKIAQLSQKSGQPVSFILPNYQIKAGKGSENLRFSTTYQYFSHPTEKLQPWLSAQASQKLFPRQIKKVELNPVNPQSIDANYKVSVGLGVIQIPFNFKMRFEQPNTLQNQFYANGGDLKFVRGGMKLLPQSQGTLFQITSSMKIHDQAPFLLKAMRSLPYHDMLPAVGGNTVYALKVQQKLKS; encoded by the coding sequence ATGAAAGGATTGATCCCCTATTTGCTGATGAGTAGTACCTTATGTGCAATCTCACCGGCTTTCGCAAAAATAACGCCATGGACACCTAATCTGCCAAGCAGTCTTGATGTATTTCAAGGTAATTCTCAGCAACTGGCTGAACTCACTGGCGAGCGTATCCTGATTTATGCGCATCCCGCCGGCAAAACCCATCTACCGACTTTTAAAACGGCTTCTAGCAGCAAATCCCAGTTTTATAGTGCGGCTGTAGTCTTGCCTGCATCCGAAGCACAAGTCGAAAAATTACTGCAACATTATCCGAATTATGTTGGCCTGTTTCCGACCCTAAAATCCGCCAAAGTGATTGAGCAGCAAGGGAGCATTCAACAAGTCAAATATCAGGTGCATATTCCTACCCCAATCCCAGTCTTAAACTTTAAAGAAACTGTGGTGATGCAGCATCATCTGGAAAATAACAGTATCAGCACACTAATTCTGGATGCGCCAATTCCCTATGGGGCCGGAAAGCTGGAATGGTTTGCACTGAGCCCCAATAAAACCTTAGTAACGGTGACGCAATGGGGTGATCTAAACCAGCCGCAAGGTTTTCTATTTAGCAAGATTCTAAATGCCCTGCCGGAAGCCAAACTCGGCATTCCTGCTGGCACCAATGCCTTTCTGCTTGAAGCTTTACAACAGCGTTTTAAATATCCTGCTGCTACAATTTTAAATACGGCAATACCCCAAGTTCAGCTCAGCAATCAGCAAACTCAGAAAATTGCCCAGCTTAGTCAAAAATCAGGACAACCTGTCAGCTTTATTTTGCCCAATTATCAGATCAAGGCCGGTAAAGGTTCAGAAAATCTAAGATTCAGTACTACCTATCAATATTTCTCACATCCAACTGAGAAGCTGCAGCCTTGGTTATCGGCTCAGGCCAGCCAAAAACTCTTTCCGCGACAAATCAAAAAAGTGGAACTGAACCCAGTCAACCCGCAAAGTATTGATGCCAACTACAAGGTATCAGTCGGCTTAGGCGTCATTCAGATTCCCTTTAATTTTAAAATGCGTTTTGAACAGCCAAATACCTTACAAAACCAATTCTATGCTAATGGCGGAGATTTAAAATTTGTACGGGGTGGAATGAAGCTTTTGCCGCAATCTCAGGGAACGCTATTCCAAATCACCAGTTCCATGAAAATTCATGATCAGGCGCCTTTTTTACTGAAAGCCATGCGCAGCCTTCCCTATCATGACATGTTGCCGGCAGTTGGTGGTAATACCGTCTATGCCTTAAAAGTACAGCAGAAATTAAAATCTTAA